From the genome of Zalophus californianus isolate mZalCal1 chromosome 6, mZalCal1.pri.v2, whole genome shotgun sequence, one region includes:
- the AP4S1 gene encoding AP-4 complex subunit sigma-1 isoform X3 produces the protein MIKFFLMVNKQGQTRLAKYYEHVEINKRTVLETEVIKSCLSRSNEQCSFIEFKDFKLICRRYAALLIVVGVNDTENEMAIYEFIHNFVEVLDEYFSRVSELDVSFFKAVSQVFLSTWQSTGVVLIR, from the exons atgataaaatttttccTCATGGTGAATAAACAAGGACAGACCCGACTTGCTAAATACTATGAACATGTGGAGATCAATAAGCGTACAGTTCTGGAAACGGAAGTCATAAAGAGCTGTCTCTCCCGATCCAATGAACAA TGTTCTTTCATTGAATTTAAGGATTTTAAGCTGATATGTCGGCGGTATGCAGCTCTCCTCATTGTGGTTGGAGTTAATGACACTGAG aatgagATGGCCATTTATGAATTCATCCATAACTTTGTGGAAGTGTTAGATGAGTACTTCAGCCGAGTG agtgaATTAGATGTATCCTTTTTCAAAGCTGTGAGCCAGGTTTTCCTCAGTACTTGGCAAAGCACAGGGGTAGTCCTGATCAG ATAA
- the AP4S1 gene encoding AP-4 complex subunit sigma-1 isoform X2, whose amino-acid sequence MIKFFLMVNKQGQTRLAKYYEHVEINKRTVLETEVIKSCLSRSNEQCSFIEFKDFKLICRRYAALLIVVGVNDTENEMAIYEFIHNFVEVLDEYFSRVSELDIMFNLDKVHIILDEMVLNGCIVETNRARILAPLLILDKMSES is encoded by the exons atgataaaatttttccTCATGGTGAATAAACAAGGACAGACCCGACTTGCTAAATACTATGAACATGTGGAGATCAATAAGCGTACAGTTCTGGAAACGGAAGTCATAAAGAGCTGTCTCTCCCGATCCAATGAACAA TGTTCTTTCATTGAATTTAAGGATTTTAAGCTGATATGTCGGCGGTATGCAGCTCTCCTCATTGTGGTTGGAGTTAATGACACTGAG aatgagATGGCCATTTATGAATTCATCCATAACTTTGTGGAAGTGTTAGATGAGTACTTCAGCCGAGTG agtgaATTAGAT ATAATGTTTAATCTGGATAAAGTGCATATCATTTTGGATGAGATGGTGTTAAATGGCTGCATTGTGGAAACGAATCGGGCAAGAATTCTTGCCCCTCTACTCATTCTCGATAAAATGTCAGAAAGCTGA